One segment of Acropora muricata isolate sample 2 chromosome 8, ASM3666990v1, whole genome shotgun sequence DNA contains the following:
- the LOC136924588 gene encoding rap1 GTPase-activating protein 1-like isoform X2 — translation MRDLDPVKEVLAAGGPYPLVVLPVGGEYRLEGSNHQGINVSDLRSIDCKIETNNIIQSYRRDFMGKEHLNFISDDEKFPIILSVKQEIEKLDGCDTQGFIKVILRTTEKTIADSLPIENLSDNPGPREIVKYLLGDDGENMDQFQVLAHPKASELIVKYDEHNLSHAFKFGVIYQKYGQTTEEEYFCNRTHSAAMTEFLELLGNQVNLKNFKGFHGGLDVKHGQTGETSIHTVLDSKEIMFHVSTLLPFSSGDNQQVQRKRHIGNDIVAIVFQDENTPFSPVSIRSHFLHVFIVVQVEEPNSSNTRYKVSVTAREDVPQFGPKLPNLAVFKKGPEFRKFLLTKLINAELAAYNSAEFAKLADRTRSTLLGGLAKDLIEKNALIFDAGGEEVPQRERKIFPSFRKVWRGRSPVSRTQSMRESHSTTDDVDSDDSLPKTWARKAKERRKSVQSLLAAKKMSKAPKKETAGRCKSMESLVIQEQSKNNAIFHTEDSGSESNTSEMSRHRDEDSTYFSKQYTRSQTPEPKKEKFISEFTSSPRTSPRFQKPVAHSPSMSQLQVQDPLFRTPSEDQDKSSPSRVSYEGSSSIEYQVRYVGGYRSGPEDDSEEPIKLVPYYRSPTRHRKIDESLEGTEGRRRINQLDSTLHQYSVTCSQSSYQSRDGGVDISQSYNRSPSSSPYHHRKAIDPQKSINNIQSVGLSPVSVQKQKKTAIVSPLLDMSESRPRSVPPGVLMFDPTDPESEGVEEVLHERSPSLPKLDGESVLPPEDLPSSDSFSREIEKFQNEISKLKCEKLDLNRQNLLLQRENRAIKDKAMQQTADLYEARCEIARLKSLLPSENVHLRDSSSIETVTLRQGSFPSPKGGLVGRDAATGVYKGEREELTDVSSRSSYRHTRL, via the exons GAGCATCTTAATTTCATTTCGGATGATGAGAAATTTCCAATAATCTTATCTGTAAAGCAGGAAATAGAGAAATTGGACGGCTGTGACACACAAGGCTTCATTAAAGTAATTCTCAG AACAACAGAAAAAACCATTGCAGATTCACTACCCATAGAAAATCTATCTGATAATCCAGGGCCTCGTGAGATAGTCAAG TATCTTCTTGGAGATGATGGAGAAAATATGGATCAGTTCCAGGTTTTGGCTCACCCTAAG GCATCAGAACTGATTGTCAAGTATGATGAACACAATTTATCCCATGCCTTCAAGTTTGGAGTGATTTACCAGAAGTATGGACAG ACAACAGAGGAAGAATATTTCTGTAATAGAACTCATAGTGCTGCCATGACAGAGTTCCTTGAGTTACTTGGTAACCAAGTCAACCTGAAGAACTTTAAAGG GTTTCATGGAGGCTTGGATGTTAAGCATGGACAGACAGGAGAAACATCAATTCACACAGTGCTTGATTCAAA GGAGATAATGTTTCATGTATCTACACTCCTGCCATTCAGCAGTGGGGATAACCAGCAG gTGCAAAGAAAGAGGCACATTGGAAATGACATAGTTGCAATTGTTTTCCAG GATGAAAACACCCCGTTTTCTCCAGTCTCTATCCGGTCACATTTCTTACATGTTTTCATTGTGGTGCAAGTTGAAGAGCCAAACTCAAGCAATACACGATACAAG GTGTCAGTCACTGCCCGTGAAGATGTTCCCCAATTTGGTCCCAAGCTTCCAAATCTTGCTGTGTTTAAAAAG GGCCCCGAATTCCGAAAATTCCTTCTGACAAAACTTATCAATGCAGAACTTGCAGCTTACAACAGCGCCGAATTCGCCAAACTAGCA GATCGCACCCGCTCCACTTTGTTGGGCGGATTGGCCAAGGATTTGATTGAAAAGAATGCTCTGATATTTGACGCAGGTGGAGAGGAG GTTCCGCAAAGGGAGCGCAAGATTTTTCCTTCATTCCGGAAGGTGTGGCGCGGCAGGAGTCCAGTGAGTCGAACCCAGTCCATGAGAGAATCTCACTCGACAACTGATGACGTAGACTCGGATGACAGCCTACCAAAAACCTGGGCGCGAAAG GCAAAAGAAAGACGAAAGTCTGTGCAAAGTTTACTGGCAGCCAAGAAAATGTCCAAAGCACCGAAAAA AGAAACAGCTGGCCGATGTAAGAGTATGGAGTCTCTTGTGATCCAAGAACAGAGTAAGAACAATGCAATATTTCACACAGAAGACTCTGGTTCAGAGTCCAACACGTCTGAAATGTCCAGACATCGTGACGAGGATTCTACTTATTTCAGTAAACAATACACACGCTCCCAGACTCCGGagccaaaaaaagagaaatttatCTCAGAATTTACATCTTCACCTCGCACATCTCCGCGCTTTCAAAAACCAGTGGCTCATTCGCCATCGATGTCACAATTGCAAGTTCAAGATCCTTTGTTTAGGACACCAAGTGAAGACCAGGACAAATCCTCACCCTCTCGTGTTTCTTACGAGGGCAGTTCGTCTATAGAATATCAAGTTCGGTATGTTGGAGGGTACCGCTCGGGTCCCGAAGACGATTCTGAGGAGCCAATTAAACTCGTGCCTTACTATAGGTCTCCGACACGTCACCGAAAAATTGATGAATCGCTCGAAGGTACGGAAGGACGTCGACGTATTAATCAGCTGGACTCAACTTTACATCAGTATAGTGTGACTTGTTCGCAATCGTCATATCAATCTAGGGATGGAGGGGTGGACATATCACAAAGCTATAACAGATCACCCTCAAGCTCGCCATATCACCACAGAAAAGCGATTGATCCCCAGAAGTCTATTAATAACATCCAGTCTGTGGGATTAAGCCCCGTTTCTGTGCAAAAGCAAAAGAAGACGGCCATCGTTTCGCCGCTTCTAGACATGTCGGAGTCCAGGCCTCGCTCAGTCCCACCAGGAGTTTTGATGTTTGATCCAACTGACCCTGAGTCTGAAGGAGTCGAGGAG GTGTTGCATGAAAGGTCACCTTCTCTTCCTAAACTCGATGGCGAAAGTGTCTTGCCACCTGAGGATTTACCATCCTCTG ACTCGTTTTCAAGGGAAATCGAAAAGTTCCAGAACGAAATTTCTAAGCTGAAATGCGAGAAGCTTGATCTTAACAGGCAAAATCTG TTACTGCAGCGGGAAAACCGTGCGATAAAGGACAAAGCCATGCAACAGACCGCTGACCTATATGAGGCACGATGTGAAATAGCGCGCCTGAAGTCTCTTTTACCGAGTGAAAATGTGCACCTGAGGGACTCCTCGAGTATAGAAACAGTCACGCTGCGGCAAGGGAGCTTCCCGTCTCCTAAGGGAGGCCTAGTGGGAAGAGATGCAGCGACAGGAGTGTATAAAGGAGAAAGAGAGGAACTAACAGATGTCTCTTCAAGGTCTTCCTATCGACACACGAGGCTCTGA